In Amycolatopsis coloradensis, one genomic interval encodes:
- a CDS encoding carboxymuconolactone decarboxylase family protein — protein MQARIDYLKTALAPKLVKHLVSAAKVLDGSELPLATRELVNIRASQINGCSGCLDMHTKDAAHAGETTTRLNLVACWREATVFTEAERAALELTEQGCRLADGSGVTDEAWAAAAKHYDDEQLVALVTQIALINAFNRLNVITRQPAGDYTPGQFAGH, from the coding sequence GTGCAGGCAAGGATCGATTACCTCAAGACCGCTCTCGCGCCGAAGCTGGTGAAGCACCTCGTCTCGGCCGCGAAGGTGCTCGACGGCAGCGAACTTCCTTTGGCGACAAGGGAACTGGTGAACATCCGGGCCAGCCAGATCAACGGCTGCTCGGGCTGCCTCGACATGCACACCAAGGACGCGGCGCACGCGGGGGAGACCACGACCCGGCTGAACCTGGTCGCGTGCTGGCGCGAGGCGACGGTCTTCACCGAGGCCGAACGCGCCGCGCTGGAGCTCACCGAGCAGGGCTGCCGCCTCGCCGACGGCAGCGGTGTCACCGACGAGGCGTGGGCGGCCGCCGCCAAGCATTACGACGACGAGCAGCTCGTGGCGCTGGTGACCCAGATCGCGCTCATCAACGCCTTCAACCGGCTCAACGTCATCACCCGGCAGCCGGCGGGCGACTACACGCCAGGCCAGTTCGCGGGGCACTGA
- a CDS encoding GlxA family transcriptional regulator, with protein sequence MLKSVAVVLLDDFAAFEFGVVCEVFGYDRTDDGVPLLDFRVCGERAGEPLSLGHGVKVTPGHGLEATEDADLVVVPACDVRAEYPPAVLEALRAASERGATLLSVCTGAFVLGAAGLLDGRRCTNHWRHSAAFRKRFPQAQLDPDVLFVDDGDIVTSAGTAAGIDACLHLVRRELGSAAATAIARRMVVPPQREGGQRQFVEVPIPECTGDSLQPVLTWMLDTIAHEHPVADLARRARMSERTFARKFVAETGTTPHRWLSTQRVLHARSLLEETTMSIDEVARRCGFGSGALLRHHFHKVVGVSPQDYRRTFAPRRV encoded by the coding sequence ATGCTGAAAAGCGTCGCCGTGGTGCTGCTGGACGATTTCGCCGCCTTCGAGTTCGGTGTCGTCTGCGAGGTGTTCGGCTACGACCGCACTGATGACGGAGTGCCACTGCTCGACTTCCGCGTGTGCGGGGAGCGGGCGGGAGAACCGCTCAGCCTCGGCCACGGCGTCAAAGTGACCCCGGGACACGGTCTCGAAGCGACCGAGGACGCGGATCTCGTCGTCGTCCCCGCCTGCGACGTGCGCGCCGAATATCCGCCCGCGGTGCTCGAAGCGCTCCGTGCGGCTTCGGAGCGCGGCGCCACGCTGCTTTCGGTCTGCACAGGCGCGTTCGTGCTGGGCGCCGCCGGGTTGCTCGACGGGCGGCGGTGCACGAACCATTGGCGCCACAGCGCGGCGTTCCGGAAGCGGTTCCCGCAGGCCCAGCTGGATCCGGACGTTCTCTTCGTCGACGACGGCGACATCGTCACCAGCGCGGGCACGGCCGCCGGCATCGACGCCTGCCTGCACCTGGTCCGGCGCGAACTCGGCTCCGCCGCGGCCACCGCGATCGCGCGGCGCATGGTGGTGCCGCCGCAACGGGAAGGCGGGCAGCGCCAGTTCGTCGAGGTGCCGATCCCGGAGTGCACCGGGGACAGCCTGCAGCCGGTGCTCACCTGGATGCTCGACACCATCGCCCACGAACATCCGGTCGCCGATCTCGCCCGCCGGGCCCGGATGTCCGAGCGCACCTTCGCGCGCAAGTTCGTCGCGGAGACGGGCACCACGCCGCACCGGTGGCTTTCGACACAACGGGTTCTGCACGCGAGGTCGTTGCTGGAGGAGACGACGATGAGCATCGACGAGGTCGCGCGCCGCTGCGGCTTCGGCTCGGGAGCCTTGCTGCGGCACCATTTCCACAAGGTCGTCGGCGTCTCCCCGCAGGACTATCGCCGGACCTTCGCGCCGCGGCGAGTTTGA
- a CDS encoding BCCT family transporter produces the protein MSSQDGKQAEEEVVAETAADLAHAPDTTGPGHPPDEHVPLDLASERPAETDRTVFGVAAVLALAIIVWGVLAPENLASVASTLLNDAVIPYGGWAFVLTASGFVLFAVCLAISRYGRIPLGGDKELPEFRTSSWIAMMFSAGMGIGLMFFGVYEPVSHLASPPPGTAAPNSDEAVHTAMATTLFHWTVHPWAIYAVVGLAIAYSTFRKGRSQLISSVFAPLIGKRRTEGPLGKAIDIMAIFATLFGSAASLGLGALQVGGGMGAVGWIDDPGKGLLVAIIAILTIAFIASAVSGVAKGIQWLSNINMVLAAVLAVFVLVVGPTVLILNIVPGAIGDYFRELAEMSGRTGMTGGEEMQTWLGGWTVFYWAWWISWTPFVGMFIARISRGRTIRQFIFGVIAIPSVVSLIWFAIFGGAAISRQRAGTDIAGAGSAQSATFELLETLPWFIPIAILVMILVSIFFVSGADAASVVMGTLSQRGSVHPTKSVVIFWGVLMGAVAAVMLLVGGNKALTGLQNLTILIAVPFVFVMVGLCVSVWKDLRNDPLMKQEDAMMLSLKELHEERTNGHGRRRILGRSKQRT, from the coding sequence ATGAGTTCGCAGGACGGTAAACAAGCGGAAGAAGAGGTCGTCGCGGAGACCGCGGCCGACCTTGCCCACGCACCGGACACGACGGGTCCGGGCCACCCGCCCGATGAGCACGTCCCCCTCGACCTCGCCTCCGAACGACCCGCCGAGACCGACCGGACCGTTTTCGGTGTGGCGGCGGTGCTCGCGCTCGCGATCATCGTCTGGGGCGTGCTGGCCCCGGAAAACCTGGCGAGTGTCGCGTCGACCCTGTTGAACGACGCCGTGATCCCTTACGGCGGTTGGGCTTTCGTGCTGACCGCGAGCGGTTTCGTGCTCTTCGCGGTCTGTCTGGCCATAAGCCGCTACGGCCGGATCCCGCTGGGCGGGGACAAGGAACTGCCCGAATTCCGGACGTCGTCCTGGATCGCGATGATGTTCAGCGCCGGTATGGGCATCGGCCTGATGTTCTTCGGGGTGTACGAACCGGTCTCCCACCTCGCGAGCCCGCCCCCGGGCACCGCGGCCCCGAATTCCGACGAAGCCGTCCACACCGCGATGGCGACGACGTTGTTCCACTGGACCGTGCACCCGTGGGCGATCTACGCCGTCGTCGGTCTCGCGATCGCCTACAGCACCTTCCGCAAGGGTCGCAGCCAGCTGATCAGTTCGGTGTTCGCGCCGCTGATCGGCAAGCGGCGCACCGAAGGCCCGCTGGGCAAGGCGATCGACATCATGGCGATCTTCGCCACGCTGTTCGGTTCCGCCGCTTCCCTCGGCCTCGGCGCGCTCCAGGTCGGTGGCGGCATGGGCGCCGTCGGCTGGATCGACGACCCAGGCAAGGGCCTGCTGGTCGCGATCATCGCGATCCTCACCATCGCGTTCATCGCTTCGGCGGTTTCCGGTGTGGCCAAGGGCATCCAGTGGCTGTCCAACATCAACATGGTGCTCGCCGCGGTACTCGCGGTGTTCGTCCTGGTGGTCGGGCCGACCGTGCTGATCCTCAACATCGTGCCGGGCGCCATCGGCGACTACTTCCGCGAGCTGGCGGAGATGTCGGGCCGCACCGGGATGACCGGCGGCGAGGAGATGCAGACCTGGCTCGGCGGCTGGACGGTCTTCTACTGGGCCTGGTGGATCTCGTGGACGCCCTTCGTCGGCATGTTCATCGCGCGGATCTCGCGCGGCCGCACGATCCGGCAGTTCATCTTCGGTGTCATCGCGATCCCGAGCGTCGTGAGTCTGATCTGGTTCGCGATCTTCGGCGGCGCGGCGATCAGCAGGCAACGGGCCGGGACGGACATCGCGGGCGCGGGCAGCGCCCAGTCGGCGACGTTCGAACTGCTCGAGACACTGCCGTGGTTCATCCCGATCGCCATCCTGGTGATGATCCTGGTGTCCATCTTCTTCGTCTCCGGTGCGGACGCGGCGTCGGTGGTGATGGGTACCTTGTCCCAACGCGGAAGCGTGCATCCGACGAAGAGCGTCGTGATCTTCTGGGGCGTGCTGATGGGCGCCGTCGCGGCGGTGATGTTGCTCGTCGGCGGGAACAAGGCGCTGACCGGTCTGCAGAACCTCACCATCCTGATCGCGGTGCCGTTCGTGTTCGTGATGGTCGGGTTGTGCGTGTCGGTCTGGAAGGACTTGCGTAACGACCCGCTGATGAAGCAGGAAGACGCGATGATGCTGTCGCTGAAGGAACTGCACGAGGAACGCACCAACGGCCACGGCCGCCGTCGAATCCTCGGACGATCGAAACAGCGCACCTGA
- a CDS encoding DoxX family protein has product MDTALWIVAWLLAVMYAVSGVGKMFLPREKIAGVASAAGWVLDFGPGTVKFIGVVEILGAVGLILPALLDIAPELVPLAALGLALVMAGAVVVRLRRREPLVALLDLGYLALCAFVAIGRA; this is encoded by the coding sequence ATGGACACCGCACTATGGATCGTCGCCTGGCTGCTGGCCGTCATGTATGCCGTGTCCGGCGTCGGGAAAATGTTCCTGCCAAGGGAAAAGATCGCCGGCGTGGCGTCGGCCGCGGGCTGGGTGCTGGATTTCGGCCCGGGTACCGTGAAGTTCATCGGGGTGGTCGAGATCCTGGGCGCGGTCGGCCTGATCCTTCCGGCCTTGCTCGACATCGCGCCGGAACTCGTGCCGCTGGCCGCCCTCGGGCTGGCGCTGGTCATGGCGGGCGCCGTGGTCGTCCGGCTGCGTCGCCGGGAGCCCCTGGTCGCGCTGCTGGACCTGGGCTACCTCGCGCTGTGCGCTTTCGTCGCCATCGGGCGCGCTTGA
- a CDS encoding OmpL47-type beta-barrel domain-containing protein produces MSPRTLVVALVAATLALAGLVLPGSSAPASAAPVQTLEWTAGDSTDHYLSAPSTAVAGETTIVFKNTEALGSTMSHTLTFDTSTPGYNHDVNLNILANPYDDKNGVHEATVTLTPGKYRYYCTIQGHTKMMGEFVVTDGGGADTTPPTVTANVTGTKDTAGNYVGSATVNLSASDSQSGVDKVEYQLDGGAWTAYTAPVAVSAAGAHMVHYRASDKAGNVSPEGMSSFTVVTGQPGDTTPPTVTSEVTGTKDTAGNYLDTATVKLTATDAGSGVDKVEYKVDEGAWTAYTAPVAVTAPGMHMVSYRASDKAGNVSPEGMAHFTIVSSDTTAPTVTSEVTGTKDTAGNYVGKATVALTATDAGSGVGKVEYQLDGGPWLTYSAPLALTVVGAHTVKYRATDKAGNVSAEGTATFTIVEGDDSTAPAVSVVVSGDLDGSWSYIEDATINLTATDTGSGVDKIEYKLDGGAWTVYTAPVKVTELGTHTLTYRASDKAGNVSAEQGGAFTIVAAPPGPDACPDSDVRDTVILGTADSQVENRDTGNGCTINDVIDDESDYSSNEQFVTYVRAVTQELLDGEVISSDERNLIVTAAIDSGIGGSTAEPEPEPGKKKPETKNPGMKKTVKTPIRDV; encoded by the coding sequence ATGTCCCCAAGAACCCTCGTCGTGGCCCTGGTGGCCGCGACGCTCGCACTGGCGGGCCTGGTGTTACCGGGCTCGTCCGCACCCGCCTCCGCCGCACCCGTCCAGACCCTGGAATGGACCGCGGGCGACAGCACCGACCACTACCTCAGCGCGCCGTCCACCGCGGTGGCGGGCGAGACCACGATCGTCTTCAAGAACACCGAAGCCCTCGGCTCGACGATGTCGCACACGCTGACGTTCGACACCTCGACGCCGGGCTACAACCACGACGTCAACCTCAACATCCTCGCCAATCCCTACGACGACAAGAACGGCGTGCACGAGGCCACGGTCACGCTGACCCCGGGCAAGTACCGGTACTACTGCACGATCCAGGGCCACACCAAGATGATGGGCGAGTTCGTCGTCACCGACGGCGGCGGCGCCGACACCACTCCGCCGACCGTGACCGCGAACGTGACCGGTACCAAGGACACCGCCGGGAACTACGTCGGTTCCGCGACGGTGAACCTGTCCGCGTCGGACAGCCAGTCCGGAGTGGACAAGGTCGAGTACCAGCTCGACGGCGGCGCCTGGACCGCGTACACCGCACCTGTGGCGGTCTCCGCCGCCGGTGCGCACATGGTCCACTATCGCGCTTCTGACAAAGCGGGCAACGTTTCGCCGGAAGGGATGTCGTCGTTCACCGTCGTGACCGGGCAGCCCGGCGACACGACTCCGCCGACGGTGACTTCCGAGGTGACGGGGACCAAGGACACCGCGGGCAACTACCTCGACACCGCCACCGTGAAGCTCACCGCGACCGACGCCGGCTCCGGCGTCGACAAGGTCGAGTACAAAGTGGACGAAGGCGCGTGGACCGCGTACACCGCTCCGGTCGCGGTCACCGCGCCGGGGATGCACATGGTCTCGTACCGCGCGTCGGACAAGGCGGGCAACGTCTCGCCGGAGGGCATGGCGCACTTCACGATCGTCAGCAGCGACACCACCGCGCCGACGGTGACCTCCGAGGTGACCGGAACCAAGGACACCGCCGGGAACTACGTCGGCAAGGCGACCGTGGCCCTCACGGCGACCGACGCCGGCTCGGGCGTCGGCAAGGTCGAGTACCAGCTGGACGGCGGACCGTGGCTGACGTACTCGGCGCCGCTCGCGCTCACCGTCGTCGGCGCGCACACGGTGAAGTACCGCGCCACCGACAAGGCGGGCAACGTCTCGGCCGAAGGCACGGCGACGTTCACCATCGTCGAGGGCGACGACAGCACCGCGCCCGCCGTCTCGGTGGTGGTGAGCGGAGATCTGGACGGAAGCTGGTCGTACATCGAGGACGCGACCATCAACCTGACCGCGACGGACACCGGGTCCGGCGTCGACAAGATCGAGTACAAATTGGACGGTGGGGCCTGGACGGTCTACACCGCGCCGGTGAAGGTGACCGAGCTCGGCACGCACACGCTGACCTACCGCGCGTCGGACAAGGCGGGCAACGTCTCGGCGGAACAGGGCGGCGCGTTCACCATCGTCGCCGCGCCGCCGGGCCCGGACGCGTGCCCGGACTCCGACGTCCGGGACACCGTGATCCTCGGCACGGCGGACAGCCAGGTCGAGAACCGCGACACCGGCAACGGCTGCACGATCAACGACGTGATCGACGACGAGTCGGACTACTCGTCGAACGAGCAGTTCGTGACCTACGTGCGGGCCGTGACGCAGGAGCTCCTCGACGGCGAGGTCATCTCGTCCGACGAGCGGAACCTGATCGTCACGGCGGCGATCGACTCCGGTATCGGCGGCTCGACCGCCGAGCCGGAACCGGAGCCCGGTAAGAAGAAGCCGGAGACGAAGAACCCCGGCATGAAGAAGACCGTGAAGACGCCGATCCGGGACGTCTGA
- a CDS encoding sigma-70 family RNA polymerase sigma factor codes for MTGEALASAFEEQRGRLVAVAQRMLGSRADAEDAVQEAWLRLARQDADTIDNLSGWLTTVVGRVCIDVLRSRKTRPEDSYDEPPELLVLEDSPEEDALLAESVGVALVVVLDTLGPAERLAFVLHDLFAVPFAEVGEILGKSAAAAKMLASRARRKVQGRRPADEPRQHAVVEAFLAAAREGDFEGLVEMLDPDVTWRSRSRHGEVVRLGAAEVATRVQRGARAVVTTRPALVNGKPGIVSWSRTGKLLGVMSCTIVDGRIVEIDSVSDPRRLAAMGVTSRESSSSK; via the coding sequence ATGACCGGTGAGGCGCTGGCCAGCGCGTTCGAGGAGCAGCGCGGGCGTCTGGTGGCCGTGGCCCAGCGGATGCTCGGCTCGCGCGCGGACGCCGAAGACGCCGTCCAGGAGGCCTGGCTGCGGCTGGCCCGCCAGGACGCCGACACGATCGACAACCTGTCCGGCTGGCTGACCACGGTCGTCGGCCGCGTCTGCATCGACGTCCTGCGCTCCCGCAAGACCCGCCCCGAGGATTCCTACGACGAGCCGCCCGAGCTGCTGGTGCTGGAGGACTCGCCGGAAGAGGACGCGCTGCTCGCCGAATCGGTCGGGGTGGCGCTGGTCGTGGTGCTCGACACCCTCGGCCCGGCGGAGCGGCTGGCGTTCGTCCTGCACGACCTGTTCGCGGTCCCGTTCGCCGAGGTCGGCGAGATCCTCGGCAAATCCGCCGCCGCGGCCAAGATGCTCGCCAGCCGGGCTCGCCGGAAGGTGCAAGGACGGCGTCCAGCCGACGAGCCTCGGCAACACGCGGTCGTCGAGGCGTTCCTCGCCGCCGCGCGCGAAGGAGACTTCGAAGGACTGGTCGAGATGCTCGACCCCGACGTGACGTGGCGTTCGCGGAGCAGGCACGGCGAGGTCGTGCGGCTCGGCGCGGCCGAGGTGGCCACGCGAGTCCAGCGCGGGGCGCGCGCCGTCGTCACCACTCGTCCCGCGCTGGTCAACGGCAAACCGGGAATCGTGTCGTGGAGCCGGACCGGCAAGCTGCTGGGCGTGATGTCCTGCACCATCGTCGACGGCCGTATCGTCGAAATCGATTCCGTGAGTGACCCGCGTCGCCTCGCGGCCATGGGTGTTACCTCCCGGGAGTCCTCCTCGTCGAAGTAA
- a CDS encoding ThuA domain-containing protein, whose protein sequence is MRRVFSQRRLRRRSLAALAVGAVVTSGLPLAIAPVTAEAATNVPVNVLVFHGAAADQKDPVLRATDAIASLGQANGISVSSSSDPAVFTQANLAKYRGVVFLSAQGITLNRDQETSLQNYMKAGGGFLGLSDAARAQDGSQWFSGLIGARPVGARPTPEAVASVTASAENPPNETKEKLTDNNENTKWLTFSPTGWVAYKMAAPVAVSSYDLVSANDFPGRDPKSWTLQGSNDGTTWTDLDTRTNETFADRFVSRKFTFTNTTAYANYRLNITANAGEPLIQLADWKLYKDNSTTPPPPEPDPAQATVDVLDKANPATAGLPQKWVRTDRWLNWEVNPVGTVHTVAQVEESTYKPGVGANGAFHPISWCRDYDGGRSFYSGMGRTEASYGEAQFRSHILGALKWTTGMVRGDCKAGIAANYKVERLTGINQPGQLDQMGEPHGLTIAPNGRVFYIGRAACAGNVVPAPNDWTNPEIGAGCGTIHQWDPVTKKPKLLTTLKVMGNRGSGDELVKNEEGLLGLVLDPKFSENGWMYAYWMPHSSVDIDKRIGKRTVSRFTYDLKNQTLDQATRKDLLSWDVQVHSCCHAGGGMDFDKDGNLYIGSGDSNSSQGSNGYSGNNWTQDYKGVSFQDARRTAGNTNDLNGKILRIHPEPDGTYTNPAGNLFPEANDPGNKTRPEIYVMGVRNISRLQVDKKTNWLTAAWVGPDASSPSPELGPAKYETATVITEAGNHGWPYCMGNKQPYRDRSSTDAAVLTGWYDCDNPVNTSPRNTGLVNLPPIKKNMIWYSPDGGGPVFPNRPNSSVPSYNAAEATYTQPYLKGGGQAVMTGPTYHRELVNTNSGVAWPAYWNDKWFIGDQSNGQNRIAVTLDPNGVAKQDPPVFAETVRQIIPTGGGDTKLNQWMDAKFGPDGALYALDYGGGFFTLTNNQKLLKISYIGGEATPAAAASSTMVQNKPLTAAFTGSKSGGVSYKWEFGDGTISTQPDPRHTYPRTGLYTAKLTVTYANGETVTTRNSVNVGCLVADSSATVTIGDTDTGVTNRNAGGGCTVDDMIDDESTWTSHAGFVNHVTQAVDRLGDLGVLNAAESDKINAAAAASPIGNKGVTGYDAIYDGTPESFRNWSQAPSGQFAIQPDGSLRPSGGLGMLWYSARQFGNFSVKLQFKDIAPTGSANSGVFVRFPDPRTPLEQRPPGSCGTVGSARTSQAWVAIYCGHEVQLYDGATGEPQKTGSIYNFDPRPLDQAGVKPKGTWNEYEVKVVGQKYTIIRNGVVINEFENAPGINSSRAGDPSTDFRQFVSGFIGLQNHGDNDLMEFRNIRVRQL, encoded by the coding sequence TTGAGACGAGTGTTTTCGCAACGCCGGCTCCGCAGACGGTCACTGGCCGCGCTCGCGGTCGGCGCCGTCGTCACCTCCGGGCTGCCGCTGGCCATCGCGCCGGTGACCGCCGAAGCCGCGACGAACGTCCCGGTGAACGTCCTGGTCTTCCACGGCGCGGCCGCGGACCAGAAGGACCCCGTCCTGCGTGCCACGGACGCGATCGCGAGCCTGGGCCAGGCGAACGGCATCTCCGTTTCGTCCTCTTCGGACCCCGCGGTGTTCACGCAGGCCAACCTCGCGAAGTACCGCGGCGTCGTCTTCCTGTCCGCGCAAGGCATCACGCTGAACCGTGACCAGGAAACCTCGCTGCAGAACTACATGAAGGCGGGCGGCGGTTTCCTCGGCCTCTCCGACGCCGCGCGGGCGCAGGACGGCTCGCAGTGGTTCTCCGGGCTGATCGGCGCCCGTCCGGTGGGGGCGCGCCCCACGCCGGAGGCGGTCGCCTCGGTCACCGCGAGCGCGGAGAACCCGCCCAACGAGACCAAGGAAAAGCTCACCGACAACAACGAGAACACCAAGTGGCTGACCTTCTCGCCGACCGGCTGGGTCGCCTACAAGATGGCCGCCCCGGTGGCCGTGAGCAGCTACGACCTCGTCTCGGCGAACGACTTCCCCGGACGTGACCCCAAGAGCTGGACCCTGCAGGGCTCCAACGACGGGACCACGTGGACCGATCTGGACACTCGCACCAACGAGACGTTCGCCGACCGGTTCGTGAGCCGCAAGTTCACCTTCACCAACACCACGGCGTACGCGAACTACCGGCTGAACATCACCGCCAACGCCGGTGAACCGCTCATCCAGCTGGCCGATTGGAAGCTGTACAAGGACAACTCGACCACCCCGCCGCCGCCGGAGCCCGATCCGGCCCAGGCCACGGTCGACGTCCTCGACAAGGCGAACCCGGCCACCGCGGGCCTGCCACAGAAGTGGGTGCGCACCGACCGGTGGCTCAACTGGGAGGTCAACCCGGTCGGCACCGTGCACACGGTCGCGCAGGTCGAGGAATCGACCTACAAACCGGGGGTCGGCGCGAACGGCGCCTTCCACCCGATCTCGTGGTGCCGTGACTACGACGGCGGCCGCTCCTTCTACAGCGGCATGGGCCGGACCGAGGCGAGCTACGGTGAAGCCCAGTTCCGCAGCCACATCCTCGGCGCGCTCAAGTGGACCACCGGCATGGTGCGCGGTGACTGCAAGGCGGGTATCGCGGCCAACTACAAGGTCGAACGCCTGACCGGGATCAACCAGCCCGGCCAGCTGGACCAGATGGGCGAGCCGCACGGGCTCACCATCGCGCCGAACGGCCGGGTCTTCTACATCGGCCGCGCGGCCTGCGCCGGCAACGTCGTGCCCGCGCCGAACGACTGGACCAACCCCGAGATCGGCGCCGGCTGCGGCACGATCCACCAGTGGGACCCGGTCACCAAGAAGCCGAAGCTGCTCACCACGCTGAAGGTGATGGGCAACCGCGGCAGCGGCGACGAACTGGTCAAGAACGAGGAAGGCCTCCTCGGTCTCGTGCTGGACCCGAAGTTCAGCGAGAACGGCTGGATGTACGCCTACTGGATGCCGCACTCGTCGGTCGACATCGACAAGCGGATCGGCAAGCGCACGGTTTCGCGGTTCACCTACGACCTGAAGAACCAGACGCTGGACCAGGCGACCCGCAAGGATCTGCTGTCGTGGGACGTCCAGGTCCACAGCTGCTGCCACGCCGGCGGCGGGATGGACTTCGACAAGGACGGGAACCTCTACATCGGTTCCGGTGACAGCAACTCGTCGCAGGGCTCCAACGGGTACTCCGGCAACAACTGGACCCAGGACTACAAGGGCGTCTCGTTCCAGGACGCGCGCCGTACCGCCGGCAACACCAACGACCTCAACGGCAAGATCCTGCGGATCCACCCGGAGCCGGACGGTACCTACACCAACCCGGCGGGCAACCTGTTCCCCGAGGCGAACGACCCCGGGAACAAGACCAGGCCCGAGATCTACGTGATGGGCGTGCGGAACATCTCGCGGCTGCAAGTCGACAAGAAGACCAACTGGCTGACCGCCGCGTGGGTCGGCCCGGACGCGTCCTCGCCGAGCCCGGAACTCGGCCCGGCCAAGTACGAGACCGCCACGGTCATCACCGAGGCGGGTAACCACGGCTGGCCGTACTGCATGGGCAACAAGCAGCCGTACCGCGACCGCAGCAGCACCGACGCCGCGGTGCTCACCGGCTGGTACGACTGCGACAACCCCGTCAACACCTCGCCGCGCAACACCGGTTTGGTGAACCTTCCGCCGATCAAGAAGAACATGATCTGGTACTCGCCGGACGGCGGCGGACCGGTGTTCCCCAACCGGCCCAACAGCTCCGTCCCGTCGTACAACGCGGCCGAGGCCACCTATACGCAGCCCTACCTCAAGGGCGGCGGCCAGGCGGTCATGACCGGGCCGACGTACCACCGCGAACTGGTCAACACCAACAGCGGTGTCGCGTGGCCGGCCTACTGGAACGACAAGTGGTTCATCGGTGACCAGAGCAACGGGCAGAACCGGATCGCGGTCACCCTCGACCCGAACGGCGTCGCGAAGCAGGATCCGCCGGTGTTCGCCGAGACCGTGCGGCAGATCATCCCGACCGGTGGTGGCGACACCAAGCTGAACCAGTGGATGGACGCCAAGTTCGGGCCGGACGGCGCGCTGTACGCGCTCGACTACGGCGGCGGCTTCTTCACCCTGACCAACAACCAGAAGCTGCTGAAGATCAGCTACATCGGCGGTGAGGCGACCCCGGCCGCGGCGGCGTCGTCGACCATGGTGCAGAACAAGCCGCTCACCGCGGCCTTCACCGGGTCGAAGTCCGGCGGCGTCTCCTACAAGTGGGAGTTCGGCGACGGCACGATCTCGACGCAGCCCGACCCGCGGCACACCTACCCGCGCACGGGTCTGTACACCGCCAAGCTGACCGTGACCTATGCGAACGGCGAGACGGTGACCACGCGGAACTCGGTGAACGTCGGGTGTCTCGTGGCGGATTCCAGTGCCACGGTGACCATCGGTGACACCGACACCGGGGTGACCAACCGCAACGCCGGTGGCGGCTGCACGGTCGACGACATGATCGACGACGAGAGCACGTGGACCTCCCACGCCGGTTTCGTCAACCATGTCACGCAGGCCGTGGACCGGCTGGGCGACCTCGGCGTGCTGAACGCGGCCGAGTCGGACAAGATCAACGCCGCGGCCGCCGCTTCGCCCATCGGCAACAAGGGCGTCACCGGCTACGACGCGATCTACGACGGCACGCCCGAATCGTTCCGCAACTGGTCGCAGGCGCCGTCCGGGCAGTTCGCCATCCAGCCGGACGGGTCACTGCGACCGTCGGGCGGGCTGGGCATGCTGTGGTACTCGGCACGGCAGTTCGGCAACTTCTCGGTGAAGCTGCAGTTCAAGGACATCGCGCCGACCGGCAGCGCCAACAGCGGTGTGTTCGTCCGGTTCCCGGACCCGCGCACCCCGCTGGAGCAGCGTCCGCCGGGCAGCTGCGGCACGGTCGGTTCGGCGAGGACGTCGCAGGCCTGGGTCGCGATCTACTGCGGCCACGAGGTGCAGCTGTACGACGGGGCCACCGGTGAGCCGCAGAAGACCGGGTCGATCTACAACTTCGACCCGCGGCCGCTGGACCAGGCGGGCGTGAAGCCGAAGGGGACCTGGAACGAGTACGAGGTCAAGGTCGTCGGGCAGAAGTACACGATCATCCGCAACGGTGTCGTGATCAACGAGTTCGAGAACGCGCCGGGGATCAACTCGTCGCGGGCGGGCGACCCGTCGACCGACTTCCGGCAGTTCGTCAGCGGGTTCATCGGTCTGCAGAACCACGGTGACAACGACCTGATGGAGTTCCGCAACATCCGGGTGCGGCAGCTGTAG